One segment of Campylobacter hominis ATCC BAA-381 DNA contains the following:
- the nusA gene encoding transcription termination factor NusA has translation MEKITDIIESIANEKGLEEAEVSEKVKIAFIQTAKKIFGEDFVYESQIDPVSKKIKLFQKVSVVANDFVLKDGLNEQNFITLDKAKKIDPTIEIGDEISYDINLEKIGRTASQILFNELNYHIQRLLEEKILKHYNEKIGELVHGSVTGVDREQTTYVEVDDIKAYLPMKNRIKDEKFEVGDIINAVIRHVFIDKNQGIKIELSRTSPKFLEALLKAEVPEIKDGSVILKACARIPGKRAKIALSAISPNIDPVGATVGTKGVRINAVSAELKKENIDVIEWSNQPEILVARAMSPAIANSVKISEDKAIVYINPAQKSKAIGKSGLNIRLASMLTGLQIELVETGESKKTNEEAMQDLKNLFGDL, from the coding sequence ATGGAAAAAATCACGGACATTATAGAATCTATCGCAAATGAAAAAGGGCTTGAAGAAGCTGAAGTCAGCGAAAAAGTGAAAATAGCGTTTATCCAAACCGCAAAAAAAATTTTTGGCGAAGACTTTGTATATGAAAGTCAAATAGATCCTGTCAGTAAAAAAATAAAACTTTTTCAAAAAGTATCTGTTGTGGCAAATGATTTTGTGTTAAAAGACGGCTTGAACGAGCAAAATTTTATAACTTTGGATAAAGCCAAAAAGATCGATCCTACAATAGAAATAGGCGATGAAATAAGCTATGATATAAACTTGGAAAAAATCGGTCGTACAGCTTCGCAAATTCTTTTTAATGAATTAAATTATCATATACAAAGGCTACTTGAAGAAAAAATTTTGAAACATTACAATGAAAAAATCGGTGAATTGGTGCACGGAAGCGTCACAGGAGTCGATAGAGAACAAACAACTTATGTAGAAGTGGATGATATAAAAGCTTATTTGCCGATGAAAAACCGCATAAAAGATGAAAAATTTGAAGTCGGAGATATAATAAATGCGGTAATTCGCCATGTTTTTATCGATAAAAATCAAGGAATAAAAATCGAGCTTTCAAGAACCAGTCCGAAATTTTTGGAAGCTTTGCTTAAAGCGGAAGTTCCGGAGATAAAAGACGGAAGCGTAATATTAAAAGCCTGCGCCAGAATTCCTGGAAAAAGAGCTAAAATAGCTCTTAGCGCAATTAGTCCTAATATAGATCCTGTCGGCGCCACCGTAGGAACAAAAGGCGTAAGAATAAATGCTGTAAGCGCTGAATTGAAAAAAGAAAATATTGATGTAATCGAATGGAGTAATCAGCCTGAAATTTTAGTAGCGCGTGCGATGAGTCCGGCAATCGCAAATTCTGTAAAAATATCGGAAGATAAGGCGATAGTTTATATAAATCCGGCGCAAAAAAGTAAAGCTATAGGAAAAAGCGGCCTAAATATTCGTTTGGCAAGTATGCTTACAGGTTTACAAATCGAGCTTGTAGAAACCGGCGAGAGCAAAAAAACAAACGAAGAGGCTATGCAAGATTTAAAAAATCTTTTTGGCGATTTGTAA
- a CDS encoding nitrous oxide reductase accessory protein NosL, whose amino-acid sequence MKFFLKILFVLSLFFGVSLADEVKFNKMSENPEFLQTGEGKEFCPICGMSIKHNYKTSHASVHKDGTKTQYCSIRCLVADNDAILDEVKVTDAKSEKIIDANKAFYVVGSKVKGTMSKVSKFAFENENDAKDFIKNFGGEIKTFKEAVQIAKNSLAAENVERSKMLKKKMYPKDKKIYENKCQKIDVEKFSKINELKAEVLKSCKDIEPKKAQAVTRYLWDEVKSKSAKIKIDEKDRCAVCAMFVYKYPNFIAKISYENGEYKAFDGVKDMMKFILEPEKYGKKSEKIAKIEVSDYYSQGSINGKTAFYVIGSDVFGPMGNELIAFADESEAKAFKSDHKASKILKFDDIDKAVICELDGFKCE is encoded by the coding sequence ATGAAATTTTTCTTAAAAATTTTATTTGTTTTGTCTTTATTTTTCGGTGTCAGTTTAGCTGATGAGGTAAAATTTAACAAAATGAGTGAAAACCCCGAATTTTTACAAACCGGCGAAGGCAAAGAATTTTGCCCTATTTGTGGAATGAGTATAAAACACAATTACAAAACATCTCACGCTTCTGTTCACAAAGACGGCACAAAGACGCAATATTGCTCAATTAGATGCTTGGTAGCCGATAACGATGCTATTTTAGATGAAGTAAAGGTTACGGATGCAAAAAGCGAAAAAATTATAGATGCAAACAAAGCATTTTATGTAGTTGGAAGCAAAGTAAAAGGAACCATGTCGAAAGTCAGCAAATTCGCATTTGAAAATGAAAATGATGCAAAAGATTTTATAAAAAATTTTGGCGGAGAGATAAAAACTTTTAAAGAAGCCGTTCAAATTGCAAAAAATTCATTGGCAGCTGAGAATGTTGAACGTTCAAAGATGCTTAAGAAAAAAATGTATCCTAAAGACAAAAAAATCTACGAAAATAAATGTCAAAAAATCGATGTGGAAAAATTCTCAAAAATCAATGAATTGAAAGCTGAAGTTTTAAAATCCTGCAAAGATATCGAACCGAAAAAAGCTCAAGCCGTAACAAGATATCTATGGGACGAAGTAAAATCAAAATCGGCTAAAATAAAAATAGATGAAAAAGATCGTTGCGCGGTTTGTGCGATGTTTGTGTATAAATATCCTAATTTTATAGCTAAAATTTCTTATGAAAACGGCGAATATAAAGCATTCGACGGCGTAAAAGATATGATGAAATTTATTTTGGAGCCTGAGAAATACGGCAAAAAATCGGAAAAAATAGCAAAAATCGAAGTCAGTGACTACTATTCTCAAGGCTCAATCAACGGAAAAACCGCATTTTATGTCATCGGTAGCGATGTTTTCGGTCCTATGGGAAATGAGTTGATTGCATTTGCCGATGAAAGTGAAGCAAAAGCTTTTAAAAGTGATCACAAAGCAAGTAAAATTTTAAAATTTGATGATATAGATAAAGCCGTTATTTGCGAGCTTGACGGATTTAAATGTGAGTAA
- a CDS encoding ABC transporter permease, with protein MNNIFDYALKSVFRFGFKNLAIGIIFAILVFLISSSILICSSLKSEYSTISKDLPEILVQKYYGGRAHFISQDEIDEFYKIPGISGVLPRVTGQYHFEREKLYLTIFGIESFEEYFDKNITRIAQNLSDFKPNFMISSQNVYDALRAQISTYGALPFFAPDDELISLVPSGVYKSGAELIDNDVIITEISNARKILGIKDDEFSDVTLKISNPLEVDFIAQKIRLKYPKFRVITKYEMVKQFNLLYDFKNGIFLILLIISLFSFCVILYDKLSGIRSEERREIGILKALGWEISDIIKSKLFESLIISFTAFLIGLALAIFYVFFLKAPIISNVFAGYSALKINFDLPFVFDFADFFMLFLLSVPFYVGVSIIPAWKIATLDAGEILK; from the coding sequence ATGAATAATATATTTGATTATGCTTTAAAATCCGTATTTCGTTTCGGTTTTAAAAATTTAGCAATCGGCATTATTTTTGCGATTTTAGTTTTTTTAATCAGTTCGTCGATTTTGATTTGTTCATCTTTAAAAAGCGAATATAGCACAATCAGCAAAGATTTACCTGAAATTTTGGTGCAAAAATATTATGGCGGCAGAGCACATTTTATTTCACAGGACGAAATAGATGAATTTTATAAAATTCCAGGAATTTCAGGCGTTTTGCCGCGAGTTACGGGCCAATATCATTTCGAGCGTGAAAAGCTTTATCTTACGATATTCGGAATTGAAAGTTTTGAAGAATATTTTGATAAGAACATAACTCGGATAGCTCAAAATTTAAGTGATTTTAAGCCGAATTTCATGATCAGTTCGCAAAATGTATATGATGCACTGAGGGCGCAAATCTCAACTTACGGTGCACTTCCTTTTTTTGCGCCTGATGACGAGCTTATTTCACTTGTGCCAAGCGGAGTTTATAAAAGCGGCGCGGAACTTATAGATAACGATGTGATTATCACGGAAATTTCCAATGCACGTAAAATTTTAGGTATAAAAGACGACGAATTCAGCGATGTAACGCTTAAAATTTCAAATCCTCTTGAAGTGGATTTTATAGCTCAAAAAATTAGGCTTAAATATCCTAAATTTCGTGTAATTACAAAATATGAAATGGTTAAACAATTTAATCTTCTCTACGATTTTAAAAATGGAATTTTTTTAATTCTTTTAATTATTTCATTATTTAGCTTCTGTGTTATTCTGTATGATAAATTAAGCGGAATTAGAAGCGAAGAAAGGCGCGAAATAGGGATTTTAAAAGCTCTTGGCTGGGAAATTTCGGATATAATCAAATCAAAACTTTTTGAGAGTTTGATTATAAGCTTTACTGCATTTTTGATCGGTTTGGCATTGGCTATTTTTTATGTTTTTTTCTTAAAAGCGCCGATTATTTCAAATGTTTTTGCAGGATATTCGGCTTTAAAAATTAATTTCGATCTGCCTTTTGTATTTGATTTCGCCGACTTTTTTATGCTGTTTTTATTAAGCGTGCCATTTTATGTGGGAGTTAGCATAATACCTGCGTGGAAAATCGCAACACTTGACGCAGGAGAAATTTTAAAATGA
- a CDS encoding ABC transporter ATP-binding protein has protein sequence MIELKNVTKIFNENKPNEFIAVKDISFSVKKGEIFILNGVSGSGKTTVLSMIAGLYKPSAGEIIVKNESINKLSLKFMSLFRRENIGFIFQNFNLIPTLSVFENIILPALPCKILPLQRADELLDEFNLKNKKNELAKNLSGGEMQRVAIIRALINDADIILADEPTANLDAFLSQKFVEILKFLQNKGKTIVISTHDPFLIENSCVNSVFRLTK, from the coding sequence ATGATAGAGCTTAAAAATGTTACGAAAATTTTTAATGAAAATAAGCCGAATGAATTTATCGCGGTTAAAGATATAAGTTTTAGCGTAAAAAAAGGCGAAATTTTTATATTAAACGGTGTAAGTGGAAGTGGCAAAACAACAGTTTTATCGATGATTGCAGGACTTTATAAACCAAGCGCCGGAGAAATTATCGTAAAAAATGAGAGCATAAATAAGCTCAGTTTAAAATTTATGAGCCTTTTTAGACGCGAAAATATCGGCTTTATATTTCAAAATTTTAATCTCATTCCGACACTGAGCGTATTTGAAAATATTATTTTGCCGGCTCTTCCTTGCAAAATTTTGCCTTTACAAAGAGCTGATGAACTTTTGGACGAGTTTAATTTAAAAAATAAAAAAAATGAACTTGCTAAAAATTTAAGTGGTGGTGAAATGCAAAGAGTTGCGATTATAAGAGCGCTTATAAATGATGCGGATATTATTTTGGCGGACGAACCGACGGCAAATTTGGACGCTTTTTTGAGTCAAAAATTTGTAGAAATTTTAAAATTTCTACAAAATAAAGGCAAAACAATTGTAATTTCAACGCACGATCCGTTTTTGATTGAAAATTCTTGCGTAAATAGCGTATTCAGGCTTACAAAATGA
- a CDS encoding class I SAM-dependent methyltransferase, producing MSAASEIWDEKSKNYPKFNGDLNEIQKNAIEILSHFGCDFNDKILIDIGAGTGLYSLYFAKFCKFVTACDISKDMLEILKNSAKKFKISNVNTILGEFSKLNFKQHFDIAFLSMSPALQNEDDFEKFCDLADNHIYINWQNPRKSSLLANFINPQKRNPYKTTQKFTEFLDKKNINFKSEIFKETFTRKRSLQAAFENVSWHLKINEIKINENEISKTLQTLADEYGEIEDKIETCIKVIVY from the coding sequence ATGAGTGCAGCAAGTGAAATTTGGGACGAAAAAAGCAAAAATTATCCTAAATTTAACGGTGATTTAAATGAAATTCAAAAAAATGCGATTGAAATTTTATCTCATTTTGGTTGCGATTTTAATGATAAAATTTTAATAGATATTGGCGCAGGAACCGGACTTTATTCACTTTATTTCGCTAAATTCTGTAAATTTGTAACGGCTTGTGATATTTCGAAAGATATGCTTGAAATTTTAAAAAATTCGGCAAAAAAATTTAAAATTTCAAATGTCAACACAATTTTAGGTGAGTTTTCAAAGCTGAATTTCAAACAGCATTTTGATATAGCATTTTTAAGTATGAGCCCTGCTTTGCAAAATGAAGATGATTTTGAAAAATTTTGCGATTTAGCAGACAATCACATTTATATAAATTGGCAAAATCCGCGAAAATCAAGTTTGCTGGCTAATTTTATAAATCCACAAAAGCGCAATCCGTATAAAACAACTCAAAAATTTACAGAATTTTTAGATAAGAAAAATATAAATTTTAAAAGTGAAATTTTTAAAGAAACATTTACACGCAAAAGATCATTACAAGCGGCTTTTGAAAATGTTTCATGGCATTTAAAAATAAATGAAATCAAAATAAATGAAAATGAAATTTCAAAAACTTTACAAACCTTAGCTGATGAATATGGAGAAATTGAAGATAAAATCGAAACCTGCATAAAAGTTATCGTCTATTAA
- a CDS encoding Fur family transcriptional regulator, translating into MNSKEFLNEHNITFTTLRAQMIEILQHAKNPVSYDELVAKTGANKTTIYRNIELFSEKGLIISSENNRKSFYELAEHAKAYFVCENCHKMEEISMPEITQKHVKSVIVKGICDECSK; encoded by the coding sequence ATGAACTCGAAAGAATTTTTGAACGAACACAATATCACTTTTACCACACTCCGCGCTCAGATGATAGAAATTTTACAACACGCAAAAAATCCTGTCAGTTATGATGAGCTTGTAGCAAAAACAGGAGCCAATAAAACTACAATTTACAGAAACATAGAACTTTTCAGCGAAAAGGGGTTAATTATTTCAAGCGAAAATAATCGCAAAAGTTTTTATGAACTTGCCGAACACGCAAAAGCCTATTTTGTATGTGAAAACTGTCACAAAATGGAAGAAATCTCAATGCCAGAAATCACACAAAAACACGTAAAAAGCGTAATTGTAAAAGGAATTTGTGATGAGTGCAGCAAGTGA
- a CDS encoding metal ABC transporter solute-binding protein, Zn/Mn family, producing the protein MKKILVFLAFSGLLFAKPIVTTTILPTKFFIEQIAGDEISVNTMIEKGADPHTYEPKPSQMKNLEKSELYFSVGVEFDEIWLPKIAENFPDLKIIKTDDKIEKIAMSEHHHDEHVNEENFHDENAVKHHCETNEKHHHHGLDPHIWLDPVLVKTQVETIKFALINKFPDKKEIFEKNANEFLKKLDEFDKFAAAKLGALKNRNFIVYHPSWGYFAKRYSLNQIAIEIEGKEPKPAELEELIEEAKEENVRVIFVAPQFSKNSAKSIAKATNAAVIEIDQLPENWLSEMKKTVEIFAENL; encoded by the coding sequence ATGAAAAAAATTTTAGTTTTTTTGGCTTTTAGCGGTTTGCTTTTTGCAAAACCAATTGTTACGACGACTATTTTGCCTACAAAATTTTTTATTGAGCAGATAGCTGGCGATGAAATTTCGGTAAATACAATGATAGAAAAAGGTGCCGATCCACATACTTATGAGCCGAAACCGTCTCAAATGAAAAATCTTGAAAAAAGTGAGCTTTATTTTTCCGTCGGAGTCGAATTTGATGAAATTTGGTTGCCGAAAATAGCTGAAAATTTTCCTGATTTAAAAATCATAAAAACCGATGATAAAATAGAAAAAATCGCAATGTCCGAGCATCATCATGACGAACATGTGAATGAAGAAAATTTCCATGACGAAAATGCAGTTAAACACCACTGCGAAACAAACGAAAAACACCATCACCACGGACTTGATCCGCACATTTGGCTTGATCCTGTTTTAGTTAAAACTCAAGTTGAAACGATTAAGTTCGCTTTAATTAATAAATTTCCTGATAAAAAGGAAATTTTTGAAAAAAATGCAAATGAATTTTTAAAAAAACTTGATGAGTTTGATAAATTCGCCGCTGCAAAATTAGGCGCATTAAAAAATAGAAATTTTATCGTATATCATCCAAGCTGGGGATATTTCGCTAAAAGATACTCTCTTAATCAAATCGCAATTGAAATAGAGGGAAAAGAGCCAAAACCTGCCGAGCTTGAGGAATTGATTGAAGAGGCAAAAGAGGAAAATGTTCGCGTGATTTTTGTAGCGCCACAATTTTCAAAAAATTCGGCTAAATCAATCGCAAAAGCTACAAATGCGGCGGTGATTGAAATTGATCAATTACCTGAAAACTGGCTTAGTGAGATGAAAAAAACGGTAGAAATTTTTGCCGAAAATTTATAA
- a CDS encoding metal ABC transporter ATP-binding protein, with amino-acid sequence MSDIEIKNLSFSYDKCEILKNINLNYDCSDFLCIFGPNGGGKSTLFKLILGLLKPQSGEIKVFGDKANQKSKKIAYVPQNIKIAQNFPISAQDVVLMGFLGRKIFGFYSQGEKKSAMKFLELVGMDKFAKHRICDLSGGQRQRVYIARALAANARILLLDEPTASIDTVGQIEIYTLLKELNKKIGIIMISHDVNLALNYASKAAYITNKTLFMHDISNIQKDEFLSHIKNSHHHFCDIELALKECSCGQDLSNKSGLKKHKILNFVGFRKNV; translated from the coding sequence TTGAGCGATATCGAGATAAAAAATCTGAGTTTTAGTTACGATAAATGTGAAATTTTAAAAAATATAAATTTAAACTATGATTGCAGTGATTTTTTGTGTATTTTCGGACCTAACGGCGGCGGAAAAAGCACACTTTTTAAATTGATTTTAGGACTTTTAAAGCCCCAAAGCGGGGAGATTAAAGTATTTGGTGACAAAGCAAATCAAAAATCAAAAAAAATAGCCTATGTTCCTCAAAATATAAAAATCGCTCAAAATTTTCCGATAAGTGCGCAAGATGTCGTGCTTATGGGATTTTTGGGTCGAAAAATTTTTGGTTTTTACTCTCAAGGCGAAAAAAAATCAGCTATGAAATTTTTAGAACTTGTCGGAATGGATAAGTTTGCAAAACATCGTATTTGCGACCTTTCCGGCGGTCAAAGACAGCGTGTTTATATAGCAAGAGCGCTAGCTGCAAATGCGCGCATACTTTTACTTGATGAACCTACTGCAAGTATTGACACGGTGGGACAAATTGAAATTTACACATTACTTAAAGAATTAAACAAAAAAATCGGTATCATAATGATAAGCCACGATGTAAATCTTGCACTGAATTATGCTTCAAAAGCCGCTTATATCACAAATAAAACACTTTTTATGCACGATATTTCAAATATACAAAAAGATGAGTTTTTATCGCATATAAAAAATTCTCATCACCATTTCTGTGATATCGAGCTTGCTCTTAAAGAGTGCAGTTGCGGACAGGATTTGAGTAATAAAAGCGGTTTAAAAAAACATAAAATTTTAAATTTTGTAGGATTTCGTAAAAATGTCTGA
- a CDS encoding metal ABC transporter permease — protein MSEILSLNFMQNAFLGGILVSIICGVVGSLIVINKMSFIAGGVAHGAYGGIGIAFFLGISPIFGASVFAFFLALVIAFISERNLERFDSAIGAIWAFGMAIGIIFIDITPGYSSGLMGYLFGSILAINEEILAFIGICALIFTLLIILFYRQFLAISFDAEFAGLRGVNARAFYYLLVIMMAFSVVACIQVVGLILVIALITIPPFIAEKFSKKLSVMMILATFISAFFCISGLLLSYYFNLTSGAIIILIASICFFISVLIKK, from the coding sequence ATGTCTGAAATTTTATCTTTAAATTTTATGCAAAATGCTTTTTTGGGTGGAATTTTAGTCAGCATAATTTGCGGCGTTGTCGGCTCATTAATCGTAATAAATAAAATGTCATTTATAGCAGGAGGCGTGGCGCATGGCGCTTATGGCGGCATTGGAATTGCCTTTTTTCTTGGAATTTCGCCGATTTTCGGTGCAAGTGTTTTTGCATTTTTTTTAGCATTAGTGATAGCTTTTATAAGTGAGCGGAATTTGGAACGATTCGATTCTGCGATAGGTGCTATTTGGGCGTTTGGAATGGCTATAGGAATTATTTTCATAGACATTACTCCAGGGTATAGTTCCGGCTTAATGGGCTATCTTTTTGGCTCGATTCTAGCTATAAATGAAGAAATACTTGCATTTATCGGCATTTGTGCCTTGATTTTTACACTTTTAATCATACTTTTTTATAGACAGTTTCTAGCGATTAGTTTTGATGCTGAGTTTGCAGGTTTGCGCGGCGTAAATGCAAGGGCATTTTATTATCTGCTCGTAATTATGATGGCTTTTAGCGTCGTAGCTTGCATACAGGTTGTCGGATTGATTTTAGTCATCGCGCTCATTACAATTCCGCCTTTTATAGCTGAAAAATTTTCCAAAAAATTAAGCGTAATGATGATTTTAGCGACTTTTATTTCTGCTTTTTTCTGCATTAGCGGACTTTTGTTAAGTTATTATTTTAATTTAACAAGCGGCGCAATTATTATACTTATAGCATCTATTTGCTTTTTTATTTCCGTTTTAATTAAAAAATAA
- the bcp gene encoding thioredoxin-dependent thiol peroxidase, which translates to MGEILEADKERKITLNVDDEAPLFCLKNGEDDDVCLKDFIGKKVVLYFYPKDNTPGCTIEACEFSANFDEFIAQNAVIIGVSPDSVKSHANFAAKQSLKHILLSDSDHEVSKLYGVWQVKKNYGREYLGVVRSTFVIDENGKICKIYKNVRAKDHAAKVLADLAK; encoded by the coding sequence GTGGGTGAAATTTTAGAAGCTGACAAAGAACGAAAAATTACACTTAATGTTGACGATGAAGCGCCTTTATTTTGCTTGAAGAATGGCGAAGATGACGATGTTTGCCTAAAAGATTTTATCGGTAAAAAGGTAGTATTGTATTTTTATCCGAAAGATAATACTCCAGGCTGCACCATAGAAGCTTGTGAGTTTAGTGCAAATTTTGATGAGTTTATCGCACAAAATGCCGTAATAATCGGTGTAAGTCCCGATTCTGTAAAAAGTCATGCAAATTTCGCTGCAAAACAAAGTTTAAAACATATTTTGTTAAGTGATTCGGATCACGAAGTGTCTAAACTTTACGGCGTCTGGCAAGTTAAGAAAAATTACGGTAGAGAGTATCTCGGGGTTGTCCGCTCAACTTTTGTTATAGATGAAAACGGAAAAATCTGTAAAATTTATAAAAATGTAAGAGCAAAGGACCATGCTGCAAAAGTTTTAGCTGATTTAGCTAAGTAA
- a CDS encoding transporter substrate-binding domain-containing protein: MKKILVFLMFMLGFLSANSLNEIKSSKILRVGVFEAQPPFSQIKENGEFEGFEVDLAKEIAKKIFGGNSGTIEFKPVLASDRLKVLQNNEIDFLIATFTITDERSKVIDFSNPYFAVNIGVVTRKDDGIKTFADLKGKTIIAEHGTTGEVYFRNQGFNILGCDGAANCYKMLKNTPDAAGYASDNTIVLTYAVIDKSLEVNINSLGASDFLGIGVQKGNKELLNIINDELIQLSKEGYFKKLFDNQINTFYHGLADKKYFLLDDIYKFFL; the protein is encoded by the coding sequence ATGAAAAAAATTTTAGTTTTTTTAATGTTTATGTTAGGCTTTTTGAGTGCAAACTCATTAAATGAAATCAAATCAAGCAAAATATTGAGAGTAGGCGTATTTGAAGCGCAACCGCCATTTTCGCAAATAAAAGAAAACGGTGAGTTTGAAGGATTTGAAGTTGATCTTGCAAAGGAAATTGCAAAGAAGATTTTTGGCGGAAATAGCGGAACTATCGAATTTAAACCTGTTTTAGCAAGTGATAGGTTAAAGGTTCTTCAAAATAACGAAATAGATTTTTTAATTGCTACGTTTACTATCACAGATGAAAGATCGAAAGTGATAGATTTTTCAAATCCTTATTTTGCTGTAAATATCGGTGTAGTAACACGTAAAGATGATGGCATAAAAACATTTGCTGATTTAAAAGGAAAAACTATAATAGCAGAACACGGAACAACAGGTGAAGTATATTTTAGAAATCAAGGTTTTAATATACTTGGCTGCGATGGTGCCGCAAATTGCTATAAAATGCTTAAAAATACGCCAGATGCTGCCGGTTATGCAAGTGACAATACAATTGTATTAACTTATGCCGTGATAGATAAAAGCCTCGAGGTAAATATAAATAGTTTGGGTGCCAGTGATTTTCTTGGTATCGGTGTGCAAAAAGGAAATAAAGAACTTTTGAATATTATAAATGACGAACTTATACAACTAAGCAAAGAAGGTTATTTTAAAAAACTTTTCGACAATCAGATTAACACATTTTATCATGGCTTGGCAGACAAAAAATACTTTTTGTTAGATGATATCTATAAATTTTTCTTATAA
- a CDS encoding glucose-6-phosphate isomerase — MLKNELYFPKTDINTIHSYASRMMSEFESGEIGYYHLPLEVEILSEIKEFLNNKIYDDVVLIGIGGSSVGVKAVVGALLNTEQKAELHILDNVDNFSFLSVVKKLNFERTLFIISSKSGTTIETISLFKLILKYFNVLNLDKNFVFITDPGSVLENFAVQNKAKFFNIPKNVGGRFSVLSAIGLMPFCALGLDCEALLKGAKAAKVHFLDNKDDTILQKAYHYATHKNAKINVVFSYCDRLAKFNDWYVQLWAESLGKKVGYKRLGLTPAGLIGSRDQHSFLQLIMDGPKDKTCTFIKVANQGNFTDYIPNMSLAGLEACNFTNGLSMNAMQNFQCEATKKALINEGISVDLITLEKLDEFEIGYLIYYYELLTSAVGLMLGINTYNQPGVEVGKRILKSLILKD; from the coding sequence ATGCTAAAAAATGAGCTATATTTTCCAAAAACCGATATAAATACGATTCATTCTTATGCATCGCGTATGATGAGCGAGTTTGAAAGTGGCGAAATAGGATATTATCATCTACCTTTGGAAGTTGAAATTTTAAGCGAAATAAAAGAATTTTTAAATAATAAAATATATGATGATGTCGTATTGATAGGAATTGGCGGAAGTTCCGTCGGAGTTAAAGCGGTAGTCGGCGCTCTTTTAAATACAGAGCAAAAAGCCGAGCTTCACATCCTTGATAATGTTGATAATTTTTCATTTTTAAGCGTTGTTAAAAAATTAAATTTTGAGCGCACGCTTTTTATAATTTCGTCAAAATCAGGCACGACAATAGAAACAATTTCTTTGTTTAAACTTATTTTAAAATATTTTAACGTGCTGAATTTAGACAAGAATTTTGTTTTTATAACAGATCCCGGATCTGTGCTTGAAAATTTTGCCGTTCAAAATAAAGCAAAATTTTTTAATATTCCAAAAAATGTCGGTGGACGCTTTAGTGTATTAAGTGCGATAGGATTAATGCCGTTTTGCGCGCTTGGGCTTGATTGCGAAGCGCTTTTAAAAGGCGCAAAAGCTGCGAAAGTACATTTTTTGGACAACAAAGACGACACAATACTTCAAAAAGCTTATCATTATGCAACTCATAAAAATGCAAAAATAAATGTAGTTTTCAGTTATTGCGACAGGCTTGCAAAATTTAATGATTGGTATGTGCAGCTTTGGGCTGAAAGTCTTGGCAAAAAAGTAGGATACAAACGCCTTGGACTTACACCTGCAGGACTTATTGGAAGTCGCGATCAGCACTCGTTTTTACAACTGATAATGGATGGACCGAAAGATAAAACTTGTACATTTATAAAAGTTGCAAATCAAGGAAATTTCACTGATTACATACCAAATATGAGCCTTGCCGGACTTGAAGCCTGCAATTTTACAAATGGTCTCAGTATGAATGCGATGCAAAATTTCCAATGTGAAGCTACAAAAAAAGCGCTGATAAACGAAGGAATAAGCGTAGATCTTATCACACTTGAAAAACTTGACGAGTTTGAAATAGGATATCTTATTTACTATTATGAACTTCTAACAAGCGCTGTAGGACTTATGCTTGGCATAAATACATACAATCAGCCAGGCGTAGAAGTAGGAAAAAGAATTTTAAAATCACTGATACTTAAAGATTAA